CCGACGCCGTACAGGAGCAGTTGCATCGTGTCCTGAGACTGGGTAGCCTCGTTTGCGGTCTGCTCGGCGTCCTCGGCGTTGCTGATCGCTCGATCGAACTCGCCCTCGTTGTACCAGTCGATCGCGTTCTGCAGATCCGACTCCGCGTCGGCGCTGTCGGCGTCGCTGACGGCCGTTTCGGCGTCCTGAATGATCTGACGCGCGTTTTCGCTCTCGTTGGTGTAGTGGTGGACCTCGACGGCCTCGATGACGCTTTCGCTGTCACCGACGATTTTCGTCAGTTCGGCGGCCGCGAACGACTGTGGCGGCTGGTAGGAGAACGACTCGACGGCGGGCGCGTCGCCGGTGATCGAGACGGTGATCGACTCGAAGTTGTCACTTGAGGAGATCTGCCGTTCGAACTCCGAGTCGCCCTCGTAGCTCACCTCGGCGGTCGTCCCGTTCGGATAGGTCTGGACCACGTCCCAGCCCGTGACGTTTTCCAGCTGGGTCGTCCCCCGAAGCGTCCAGTCGTCGTCGGTTTCGTACAGCTCCGACAGGGTGACTTCGACGGTGACCTCTTCGCCGACCCCCGCCTCGTCGGGTGCGGCAGTGTCGGACGGCTGGACGGCTGCGACAGTCCCGACTGCCGCCGCCGCGATCACGAGCGCTACCACGACCGCCGTACGCTTAGAAGAGAGGATCGAGTTCATCTTCATCGTCTTCGACCAATTGCTCTAAGTTTTCTTCGCTTTCTGCGCGGATCTCGTCGATGTTCTCCTGGGCCTCGATGGCCACCTGCTGGAGTTCCTTGATCCGGGGCACGTTGTGGACGCCCGACAGCAGGATGACACTCGCCACGTACGAGGAGTCGGAGACGGGATAGTCGCCGCCCCGGACCTCCATGCTGCCGGTCTGCTCTTCGAGCCACTTGCGCCCCCGCTCGATGCCCTTCCGGTTGAGCTCGGCTGGGGGCCCCGACAGCACGAGCAACGCGCGCTCGGCCCCGTTGATCTCACAGGGTAGCGTCAGTCGACCGAGCGCGGCTTTCCGGACCAGCGACGTGATCCGGTTTGTGGTGTTGGCTGCGTCCATGTTGTCGCTTGTGCCGTCGCTTTTGAACCGCGAGAGCAGTCCGCCGCCGGAGTCGTCGGTCACTTCCTCGGCGGCGTACCCGACCGTCGAGACGCCGCCGGTGTCGAGCGTGTTGACGATCTCGCTGGAGTCGACGACGCTCTCCGCGACCTCGCCCTGGGCGCCGACCTCGCCCGCACCGAAGAGAATTCCGAACCGCTTGACGATCTCGTCGTTGATCTCCTCGTAGCCGGACTCCATCGATTCGCCGGTCTTGCGCCAGGCGTCGTTGTCGAACACCAGCAGGTTGTCCACCTCGCGGACGAACGTCTGGAAGGACCGTGCGGCGTTGAGCGTGTAGATCCCACCCTCGTCGCTGGAGGGCAGGATGCCCAGCCCGTACACCGGCTCGGTGTAGATCCGCTTGAGGTGTTTCGCCAGGACCGGTGAGCCGCCCGATCCGGTCCCGCCGCCGAGTCCGGCGATGATGAGGAACGCGTCGATCTCGTGGACCGGGATGTTGTCGATGACGCTCTGGACCTCGTCGATGTCCTCCTCGGCGATCTCCGCGCCGAGTTCGTTGTCCGCGCCGACGCCGTGACCTTTCACGCGCGTCTGGCCGATCAATACCCTGTTTTCCTCTGGAACGCGTTCGAGCCCGAGCAGGTCGGCTTTCGCCGTGTTGACTGCCACGGCCGAGCGGACGATCCCGCTGCCCGTCCGATCGTCGTACTCTAGGAACTTCTCGACGATCTTCCCGCCGGCCTGCCCGAAGCCGATCATCGCGAGCTTCATAAGTATCTCTTGAGGTAGTACGATACGTATAACCATTAAAAGCCTTGTGTCCGTCTATCATTTCTAAGAACGGCTTCTGTGTGGAAATAACACACGGGACCGGAGGCGGGACAACGAGACGACAGGTCCGGCTCCCGATCAGTCGAGTCCGAGATACGCCGCGAGCGGGGTCAGCGCTTCGGGGTCGACGCCGAACGCCCCGAGGTCGTTATCGTCGGTCGTGTTGTCGAACTGCAGCGACCGGTACTGGTCGGCTCCCATCGGGAACCCGGGGACGGAGCCGAGCGTCTTCAGTCCGACGCCGGCAAGCCCCATCGGGAGGCTCACGATCTTGATCGAGCGGCCCTCGCTCTCGTAGACCAGTTCTGTGATCTCCCGGAGCGTCAGCACCTCCGGGCCGCCGAGTTCGTAGGTCTCGCCCGCGTGGGCGGCTTCGACGGCCGCGTCGGCGAGCATCGGAGCCAGATCGCCGAC
This window of the Halapricum desulfuricans genome carries:
- a CDS encoding tubulin/FtsZ family protein gives rise to the protein MKLAMIGFGQAGGKIVEKFLEYDDRTGSGIVRSAVAVNTAKADLLGLERVPEENRVLIGQTRVKGHGVGADNELGAEIAEEDIDEVQSVIDNIPVHEIDAFLIIAGLGGGTGSGGSPVLAKHLKRIYTEPVYGLGILPSSDEGGIYTLNAARSFQTFVREVDNLLVFDNDAWRKTGESMESGYEEINDEIVKRFGILFGAGEVGAQGEVAESVVDSSEIVNTLDTGGVSTVGYAAEEVTDDSGGGLLSRFKSDGTSDNMDAANTTNRITSLVRKAALGRLTLPCEINGAERALLVLSGPPAELNRKGIERGRKWLEEQTGSMEVRGGDYPVSDSSYVASVILLSGVHNVPRIKELQQVAIEAQENIDEIRAESEENLEQLVEDDEDELDPLF